Proteins encoded within one genomic window of Halobacteroides halobius DSM 5150:
- a CDS encoding restriction endonuclease subunit S, which yields MVAENSFLVNPDQKEFIDRLDAEFYHPKYRKNPFVKDLLEPLGRVAETVNRKPEPGQRYHYIELSSLDKETKRIKEAEQLELYDYQDLPSRAKTIVQAGDILVSKLGEKMITVVEQKHQGSVATNAFIVLRPQVDLSSEAFAFILELEPVKKQLERYSYGLRQRITNRDFKKIKLPIPKRIEDRRRLESRVDYYLAEKKRVVEEYQSLFSQLEDILLEELSIEVTTEEDRDSFQVPGEMIEVASFAPKFYSPEYVVVLNQIKEHDYKSYRLRELVEQVAVGRPLRASKEGDTKYLTSKNIEQLEIDLSKLASTEVSGTISSLEEGDLVVVTAGSKLGTTALVSEEAAGVTFNNHIYRLVTTERIDQFYLAVYLNSILGDKQFKRYIGGAMHQNISKQDLSNLEILLPPKEIQQRISNKLREVYKRIKAGYQQLEEEKEEIEEKVISMLSK from the coding sequence ATGGTTGCAGAGAATAGTTTCTTAGTTAACCCTGATCAAAAGGAGTTTATCGATAGACTTGATGCAGAATTTTATCATCCTAAGTACAGAAAAAATCCCTTTGTTAAAGACTTATTAGAACCCTTAGGTAGAGTAGCAGAGACTGTTAACCGAAAACCTGAACCAGGCCAAAGGTATCATTATATTGAGTTGAGTTCACTAGATAAAGAGACTAAAAGGATTAAAGAGGCAGAACAATTAGAGCTGTATGATTATCAAGACCTACCTTCTCGGGCCAAAACTATAGTCCAAGCAGGAGATATTCTAGTCTCTAAGTTAGGAGAGAAGATGATAACTGTAGTAGAGCAGAAGCATCAAGGTTCTGTAGCTACTAATGCCTTTATTGTTTTGCGACCTCAGGTGGATTTATCGTCAGAGGCCTTTGCTTTTATATTAGAGTTAGAACCAGTTAAAAAACAGTTAGAGAGATACTCTTATGGTCTACGACAGAGAATTACTAATCGTGATTTTAAGAAGATAAAGCTTCCTATTCCAAAGAGGATAGAAGATAGAAGAAGGTTAGAGAGTAGAGTGGACTATTATCTTGCAGAGAAGAAGAGAGTAGTAGAGGAGTATCAGAGTTTATTCTCTCAACTAGAAGATATACTGTTAGAAGAGTTATCAATTGAAGTTACTACAGAAGAAGATAGAGACTCTTTTCAAGTGCCTGGAGAGATGATAGAAGTTGCTAGTTTTGCCCCTAAGTTTTATAGTCCAGAGTATGTGGTAGTATTAAATCAGATTAAAGAGCATGATTATAAAAGTTATAGATTAAGAGAATTAGTAGAGCAAGTAGCAGTGGGGCGGCCTTTAAGAGCTTCTAAAGAAGGAGATACTAAGTATTTAACAAGTAAAAATATAGAGCAGTTAGAAATCGATCTATCTAAGCTTGCTTCTACAGAGGTAAGTGGTACTATTTCTTCTTTAGAGGAAGGAGATCTAGTAGTAGTTACAGCAGGTAGTAAATTAGGAACTACAGCTTTAGTCTCAGAAGAAGCTGCTGGAGTTACCTTTAATAATCATATTTATCGCTTGGTAACAACAGAAAGAATTGACCAGTTTTATCTAGCTGTTTATTTAAATAGTATATTAGGGGATAAGCAGTTTAAGCGATATATAGGAGGAGCAATGCATCAGAATATTAGTAAACAAGACCTGTCTAACCTAGAGATATTACTGCCTCCTAAAGAGATACAACAGAGAATAAGTAATAAGCTAAGAGAGGTTTATAAGCGGATCAAAGCTGGTTATCAACAATTAGAAGAAGAGAAGGAAGAAATAGAAGAAAAAGTAATTAGTATGTTGAGTAAGTGA
- a CDS encoding HsdM family class I SAM-dependent methyltransferase codes for MDKIRNKLQEIGCDEIKKKTTIEVEGKEITYDLVGLINKQPVVGIDITEDNNDTKQIGILSMLSQSEQINYYGSFNTTTEEFNWYQLTEGNISQIEKVPVLQKEQELNLEEVKKWYQEIFRLFTANSSLGHDTIIEVLKVILVKVELDNGRLNALEENLTLENIKSAYQEIIATSGYNLTQEVSVTDKVLAEFATINLAKFRREDLLAVFNQVVFDALGSKQGPILTPQPLVKALGEIFSQQEGVETIFDGSAKMGQLLTACKSKQPQAKVWGMNRDLTLTEIAKLRSLILEQDNQFLEGSSLELEREKIDQLPTEFDLIVSNPEFSKPIKDKELIKEYQITDKSRAKAEELYINLYLDLLTAGGYLAIILPDGVLTNNRAQNIREFILDKSVLKAVISLPETIFRPATSVRTSLVILKKKETLAQEQPEVFMATPEDNQALEEVVADLVEWGGLF; via the coding sequence ATGGATAAGATAAGAAATAAACTACAAGAAATAGGTTGTGATGAAATTAAGAAGAAGACTACTATTGAAGTAGAAGGTAAAGAGATTACTTATGATCTAGTAGGTTTGATTAATAAGCAGCCAGTAGTAGGGATCGATATAACAGAAGATAATAATGATACAAAGCAGATTGGGATTTTATCTATGTTAAGCCAGAGTGAGCAGATAAATTATTATGGAAGTTTTAATACTACTACTGAAGAATTTAACTGGTATCAACTGACTGAAGGAAACATATCTCAAATAGAGAAAGTGCCAGTATTACAAAAGGAGCAAGAGCTTAATCTAGAAGAAGTAAAGAAGTGGTATCAAGAGATCTTTCGCCTGTTTACTGCTAATAGTTCTTTAGGACATGATACTATTATAGAAGTACTTAAAGTTATACTAGTTAAGGTTGAACTTGATAATGGTAGATTAAATGCTTTAGAAGAAAATCTGACACTAGAAAATATTAAGTCAGCTTATCAAGAGATTATTGCAACTAGTGGCTATAATCTAACTCAAGAGGTTTCTGTAACTGATAAGGTATTAGCAGAGTTTGCAACCATTAATTTAGCTAAGTTTAGAAGAGAAGATCTATTAGCTGTATTTAATCAGGTTGTTTTTGATGCTTTAGGCAGTAAGCAAGGGCCAATCTTAACGCCTCAACCTCTCGTTAAGGCACTAGGAGAAATCTTTTCTCAGCAAGAAGGAGTAGAGACTATCTTTGATGGGTCAGCTAAAATGGGCCAACTTCTGACAGCCTGTAAAAGCAAACAGCCTCAGGCTAAGGTATGGGGGATGAATCGAGACTTGACTTTAACTGAGATAGCTAAATTAAGATCATTAATTTTAGAACAAGATAATCAGTTTTTAGAAGGCAGTAGTTTAGAGTTAGAGAGAGAGAAAATTGATCAGTTACCAACTGAATTTGATTTAATAGTTTCCAATCCTGAGTTTAGTAAGCCGATTAAAGATAAAGAACTGATCAAAGAGTATCAGATAACTGATAAGTCTAGAGCTAAAGCAGAAGAGTTATATATCAATCTCTATTTAGACTTACTTACTGCAGGAGGTTATTTAGCTATTATTCTTCCTGATGGAGTCTTGACTAATAATAGAGCCCAAAATATTAGGGAATTTATCTTAGATAAGTCAGTCTTAAAGGCTGTAATCAGTCTACCAGAAACTATCTTTCGGCCAGCTACTTCTGTTAGAACTAGTTTAGTTATTCTTAAGAAAAAAGAGACTTTGGCCCAAGAGCAACCAGAGGTCTTTATGGCGACACCAGAAGATAATCAAGCATTAGAAGAAGTAGTAGCTGACTTAGTAGAGTGGGGTGGATTGTTTTAA